From the genome of Blautia pseudococcoides, one region includes:
- a CDS encoding type 2 periplasmic-binding domain-containing protein, whose amino-acid sequence MKIREMILLTLTAGALLLAGCSVVRDKTDHEEKEPYVTASLFCDVNFWEPPSWSTEEGTITGDITGKTGLALDITVPPQNADAQLSLMLLNDELPDIISLTDETTISQLITSGKVWDLDEFLKRYCPDSHLLTSFPEDIKRELIKRDGGWYAYPSHMNSQDSRKIWKPSSKFYEDWNNNSDNNTIIWNRELLEKAGLAIADVQTEKQVLAAWEQVKNMHLDVGGEAVIPLLVDGKGYIDPTVKFLEYTFGAERVDENGNYRDILLQPESKHALLFLNEAIRKGYASPEQLTYENAKIKTLMAKGNVLCFIGNVANSGIDYTKWVSSGPVFSSGGETPVLGKNLRAPTGWLGTFISKDCSNPRKVASWLDYMTSNDGLLFWSFGYEGSDYCLDDRGYVLQTEKGEKASLDYGQTGQGAWWMFDNFSWERSVLPEPEKGSSTAAEKDIFTAYGGHGSTVSYDESLLPLTAEDIPPESEEGILDARIKEYEKEQIPRIILAESREEAESRYTEMTETLKKIGIESLDAYKNEIYQKNCREYGVSIEKINK is encoded by the coding sequence ATGAAGATACGAGAGATGATATTGCTCACCCTCACAGCAGGGGCCTTGCTGCTCGCAGGATGCAGTGTGGTGCGGGACAAAACAGATCATGAGGAGAAAGAGCCATATGTGACCGCTTCCCTGTTCTGCGATGTAAATTTCTGGGAACCGCCCTCCTGGAGCACGGAGGAGGGAACCATTACCGGGGATATTACCGGGAAGACCGGCCTGGCCCTGGATATTACCGTACCGCCGCAGAACGCGGATGCGCAGCTCAGCCTTATGCTGCTCAATGATGAACTGCCGGATATTATTTCACTCACAGATGAGACGACCATCAGCCAGCTTATCACATCCGGAAAGGTATGGGACCTGGATGAGTTTTTAAAACGGTATTGCCCGGATTCCCATCTTCTGACATCCTTCCCGGAGGATATTAAAAGAGAGCTGATAAAGCGGGACGGCGGCTGGTATGCTTATCCCTCCCATATGAATTCCCAGGATTCCAGGAAGATCTGGAAGCCCAGTTCTAAGTTCTATGAGGACTGGAACAATAACAGTGACAACAATACGATCATATGGAACAGGGAGCTGCTGGAAAAAGCAGGGCTGGCCATTGCGGATGTGCAGACAGAAAAACAGGTCCTTGCTGCCTGGGAACAGGTAAAAAATATGCACCTGGATGTAGGCGGGGAGGCAGTGATCCCTCTCTTGGTGGATGGTAAGGGATATATTGACCCTACCGTGAAATTTTTGGAATACACCTTTGGCGCGGAACGAGTAGATGAGAACGGGAACTACCGGGATATCCTTCTGCAGCCGGAGTCAAAACACGCACTCTTGTTTTTAAATGAGGCTATACGGAAAGGCTACGCGTCCCCGGAACAGCTCACCTATGAAAACGCCAAGATAAAGACCCTGATGGCCAAGGGAAATGTATTGTGTTTTATTGGCAATGTGGCCAACAGCGGGATAGATTACACAAAATGGGTCTCCTCTGGCCCCGTCTTTTCCTCAGGCGGGGAGACGCCGGTCCTTGGGAAAAATCTGAGGGCACCCACAGGCTGGCTGGGAACATTTATCTCAAAGGACTGCAGCAATCCCAGGAAGGTTGCGTCCTGGCTGGACTATATGACCAGTAATGACGGTCTTTTATTTTGGAGCTTTGGATATGAGGGAAGTGATTATTGTCTGGATGACCGGGGATATGTGTTGCAGACAGAGAAGGGTGAGAAAGCGTCCCTGGATTACGGGCAGACCGGGCAGGGGGCATGGTGGATGTTTGATAATTTTTCCTGGGAGAGAAGCGTGCTGCCGGAACCGGAAAAGGGCAGCAGCACAGCGGCGGAAAAGGATATATTCACAGCGTACGGCGGCCACGGGAGTACGGTCAGCTATGATGAATCCCTGCTTCCGTTGACAGCGGAAGATATTCCGCCGGAAAGTGAGGAAGGCATTCTGGATGCGCGGATAAAGGAATATGAAAAGGAACAGATCCCCAGGATCATATTGGCGGAAAGCAGGGAGGAAGCCGAATCCAGGTACACGGAGATGACAGAAACCTTGAAAAAAATAGGAATTGAAAGTCTGGATGCCTATAAGAATGAGATTTACCAGAAAAACTGCAGGGAATACGGCGTAAGCATAGAGAAAATAAATAAATGA
- a CDS encoding DUF975 family protein, with translation MKRNSAAIKLIARENLSGRYGTPMAALLLMLLCSLLPSMLITNTMSTATVLGIVTTQLLNYMVSLLVAVVGAGYAKLMLNISRGEAFAVKDLFFAFSHHPDRFIVVHLILLVIQFIFALPFDLPGYMNKDMSDNAILLLMLFGSLTNLAVNMILGLFFGLADYLLLDNTDMSAMEAMRESLRLMKGNKGRLLYMDLSFIPLMLLSLLSCYVGFLWLTPYMRAAGAVFYMDVTGELDTPRPKPAPQENDSYNNSYWTGQ, from the coding sequence ATGAAAAGAAATTCTGCTGCTATAAAGCTGATCGCCCGTGAAAATCTCTCCGGCAGATACGGCACCCCCATGGCTGCGCTGCTTCTGATGTTACTGTGCAGTCTTCTGCCTTCTATGTTGATCACTAATACCATGAGCACTGCCACGGTCCTGGGGATCGTGACCACCCAGCTTCTCAATTATATGGTATCCCTGCTGGTGGCTGTTGTGGGCGCAGGCTATGCCAAGCTTATGCTGAATATCAGCCGCGGTGAAGCTTTTGCGGTAAAGGACTTGTTCTTTGCCTTCTCACACCACCCTGACCGTTTCATCGTTGTCCACTTGATCCTGCTGGTTATACAGTTTATCTTTGCCCTTCCCTTTGACCTGCCGGGTTATATGAACAAGGACATGTCTGATAATGCCATTCTGCTTCTCATGCTCTTCGGCAGTCTGACGAATCTGGCGGTGAACATGATACTTGGCCTGTTCTTCGGCCTTGCAGACTATCTTCTCCTGGACAACACGGACATGAGTGCCATGGAGGCAATGAGAGAAAGCCTGCGGCTTATGAAAGGAAATAAAGGACGTCTTCTCTACATGGACCTGAGCTTTATCCCCCTTATGCTGCTGAGCCTGCTTTCCTGCTATGTGGGATTTCTGTGGCTGACACCGTATATGAGAGCTGCCGGCGCTGTGTTCTATATGGACGTTACCGGTGAACTGGATACTCCCAGGCCGAAACCTGCGCCACAAGAGAATGACAGTTACAATAATTCATATTGGACCGGACAGTAA
- a CDS encoding DUF2752 domain-containing protein yields MEPRMSKKEEKSLYILGWMLFGAAAVLAGLTRGLHMQMKIFSLPCIFLELTGYYCPGCGGTRACAALFQGKIVKSFLCHPVVVYTAAVFAWYMISHTLEYLTRGRLAVGMRYRDLYLYLAAAIILIQWVVRNLLKLVWGIDIL; encoded by the coding sequence ATGGAACCGCGAATGAGTAAAAAAGAAGAAAAAAGCCTATATATACTGGGGTGGATGCTCTTTGGAGCCGCCGCAGTCCTTGCAGGATTGACCAGGGGCCTTCATATGCAGATGAAAATCTTTTCCCTTCCCTGCATCTTTTTGGAGCTGACAGGTTATTACTGTCCGGGCTGCGGAGGCACCAGGGCATGTGCGGCCCTTTTCCAGGGGAAGATCGTAAAATCCTTTCTCTGTCATCCGGTGGTGGTGTACACTGCTGCTGTCTTTGCCTGGTATATGATCTCCCACACCTTAGAATACCTGACCAGGGGCAGGCTGGCAGTGGGAATGCGTTACCGCGACCTGTACCTTTATCTGGCAGCAGCCATTATACTCATCCAGTGGGTGGTGCGTAATCTTTTGAAGCTGGTATGGGGAATTGATATATTGTAA
- a CDS encoding aminopeptidase P family protein: MNVNRVRIEKLQEEMKALGMDMYLVPTADFHQSEYVGAYFKVRAWLSGFTGSAGTLVVTRDSAYLWTDGRYFIQAGKELEDTGVTLMKMREEGVPTVDEFLKENIPAGGCLGCDGRTISISQGKAYADMMEKKQGRFLCQDDLGGKIWDDRPMMSREQAFLVDVKYVGRSREEKLADVRRTMKENGANTHLLSSLDDIAWLLNIRGNDIECNPVILSYVILTEQDVFFYVQEEAVSPAVREELEKAGITILSYFRVYEDVKKFKDEDTVLLDESVVNYALFEKIPGSVKKVDGINPSKPMKAMKNRVERENVRTAHIKDAKAMCRFIYWLKQNVGKEEITEYSAAEKSYELRAQDPDFLDLSFGTICAYGPNAAMCHYAPAKDDCAKVEPEGFFLIDSGGQYWQGTTDITRTIAVGELTQEQKEHFTLVLKGNIRLATAKFMYGMGGAHLDCLARGPLWERGLDFNHGTGHGVGFLLNVHEGPQNINWNSAVRPGGYVPLEEGVLISDEPGLYLEGRYGIRCENLLMCRKGEKNAYGQFMEFEVVTLVPFEREAILPELLGEEELKWLNAYHKHVYETIAPLLENQEEREWLWEATAEIKL; encoded by the coding sequence ATGAATGTAAACAGAGTAAGGATTGAGAAGCTGCAGGAAGAGATGAAAGCATTAGGCATGGACATGTACCTTGTGCCAACTGCGGATTTTCACCAGTCAGAGTATGTGGGGGCGTATTTCAAGGTACGCGCCTGGCTGTCAGGATTCACCGGTTCCGCGGGAACCCTGGTGGTGACAAGAGACAGCGCTTATCTCTGGACGGACGGGCGGTATTTTATCCAGGCAGGAAAAGAGCTGGAGGACACAGGTGTTACCCTGATGAAAATGAGGGAAGAGGGAGTCCCCACAGTGGACGAGTTTCTTAAGGAAAATATTCCGGCAGGCGGCTGCCTGGGATGTGACGGCAGAACCATCAGTATCAGCCAGGGAAAGGCCTATGCAGATATGATGGAAAAGAAGCAGGGCCGTTTTCTGTGCCAGGACGACCTGGGCGGGAAAATCTGGGATGACAGGCCTATGATGTCACGGGAGCAGGCCTTTCTTGTGGATGTGAAATATGTAGGCAGATCCAGAGAAGAGAAGCTGGCAGATGTCCGCAGGACCATGAAAGAGAACGGGGCCAATACCCATCTGCTTTCCAGCCTGGATGACATTGCCTGGCTGCTGAACATCAGAGGCAATGATATTGAGTGCAATCCTGTTATCCTATCCTATGTGATCCTTACCGAGCAGGACGTATTCTTTTATGTACAGGAGGAAGCCGTATCCCCGGCAGTCAGGGAAGAGCTTGAGAAGGCCGGGATCACCATCCTTTCATATTTCCGGGTATATGAGGACGTGAAAAAATTTAAGGATGAGGATACCGTTCTGCTGGATGAATCGGTGGTCAATTATGCTCTGTTTGAAAAGATACCGGGCAGTGTTAAGAAGGTGGACGGTATTAACCCTTCCAAACCCATGAAGGCCATGAAGAACCGGGTGGAGAGGGAAAATGTGCGCACAGCCCACATAAAGGATGCAAAGGCTATGTGCCGGTTTATATACTGGCTGAAGCAGAATGTGGGAAAAGAGGAGATAACAGAGTACAGCGCTGCAGAGAAAAGCTATGAACTGCGTGCCCAGGACCCTGATTTCCTGGATCTGAGCTTTGGAACCATCTGCGCCTACGGACCGAATGCGGCGATGTGCCATTATGCACCTGCCAAAGACGACTGCGCCAAAGTGGAGCCGGAAGGATTCTTTCTCATTGATTCCGGCGGACAGTATTGGCAGGGGACTACAGATATCACCAGAACCATTGCGGTTGGTGAGCTGACACAGGAACAAAAAGAACATTTCACACTGGTGCTCAAGGGAAACATCCGTCTGGCAACTGCAAAGTTTATGTATGGAATGGGCGGAGCGCATCTGGATTGCCTGGCAAGAGGCCCGCTGTGGGAGAGAGGCCTTGATTTCAACCACGGTACAGGACACGGTGTGGGATTCCTTCTGAACGTACACGAGGGACCCCAGAATATTAATTGGAACAGCGCGGTCCGTCCGGGCGGCTATGTGCCTCTGGAGGAGGGTGTGCTGATTTCCGACGAACCGGGACTTTACCTGGAAGGCAGATACGGAATCCGCTGCGAGAATCTGCTCATGTGCCGAAAAGGTGAGAAAAATGCCTACGGCCAGTTCATGGAATTTGAGGTTGTGACCCTGGTTCCCTTCGAGCGGGAGGCTATCCTGCCGGAACTGCTTGGAGAAGAAGAACTCAAATGGCTCAATGCTTATCACAAACACGTGTATGAAACCATAGCACCTCTTCTGGAAAACCAGGAGGAGCGTGAGTGGCTTTGGGAGGCTACGGCTGAGATTAAGCTGTAA
- a CDS encoding helix-turn-helix domain-containing protein: protein MSNAYDKMLNRLNAYRQMQNMSQENMGSVMGITQSHYSKLEKGKKIISGEELYNLKKNNIDVDYLISGCGSLRTVLDELMEQCSKKKRAELLQLIVWTVQQGMEAAQIAGSAAALFTREIELLRYQVFPHTSKRTIWYKIRMANEMTQSEMADVLDVSVKRYREIEKGNTRANAEVVASLYENLGYLPSIILEEDVVNLSCLNHIWKAFEKELQDELEAFIRKGCGLWECRPGEGAK from the coding sequence ATGAGCAATGCTTATGATAAAATGTTAAATCGGTTAAATGCGTACAGGCAGATGCAGAACATGAGCCAGGAGAACATGGGCAGTGTCATGGGGATTACGCAGAGCCATTACAGCAAGCTGGAGAAGGGGAAAAAGATCATCTCCGGTGAGGAGCTGTATAATCTGAAAAAGAACAATATAGATGTGGATTACCTGATCTCAGGGTGCGGCAGCCTCCGAACGGTACTGGATGAACTGATGGAACAGTGCAGCAAAAAGAAGAGAGCAGAGCTGCTCCAGCTCATTGTCTGGACCGTACAGCAGGGCATGGAAGCTGCGCAGATAGCAGGGAGTGCGGCTGCGCTTTTTACCAGGGAGATCGAACTTCTCAGGTATCAGGTATTTCCTCATACCTCCAAGCGGACCATCTGGTACAAGATCCGTATGGCAAATGAAATGACCCAGAGTGAGATGGCAGATGTCCTGGACGTGAGTGTGAAGCGCTACAGGGAGATTGAAAAGGGAAATACCAGGGCCAATGCGGAGGTAGTGGCTTCCCTCTATGAGAACCTGGGATACCTGCCGTCCATCATATTGGAAGAAGACGTAGTAAATCTGTCCTGTCTGAATCATATATGGAAAGCTTTTGAAAAAGAACTGCAGGATGAACTGGAGGCATTTATCCGAAAAGGATGCGGACTTTGGGAATGTAGGCCGGGTGAGGGAGCTAAGTGA
- the xylB gene encoding xylulokinase, translating into MEYYCGIDLGTSSVKVMLLGADGAVLGTEAAGYDMIKKTPCEAEQDMEYLWQQTKECIRALLGKHPGAAADIRGISFSGQMHGMAAVDKNGKPVRNAVIWADQRSQDAIGHIWDTISGEEWNRITLNTPCTGFLVSSLLWMREHEPERYAKTAKVMLPKDYIRFCMCGEAATDVTDASSTGIFDVKKRQWAWELIDRLGLEREIFPVCGEAFERGGSVSASCSKETGIMEGTPLFLGGGDSMMQLAGNGIIKPGILSCNIGTASQVACALDKPVYDTRFRTNTFCHTGRGLWEIQGSSLTGGVALKWLRDNMLHMRDFEEMTNLAGTAPAGSDGLLFLPYLSGERCPCNDPNARGIYFGMSLYHSREHLIRSTMEGVIFGLKESLEIFQDMGIHFDRVIASGGGARGQLFREIQADVFEAEIHTAGEAEQACVGAAMTAAVGCGAFSSYEEACGVLLRPGTEVTVPDKERVKIYREGFARFMELYQRNKTLFS; encoded by the coding sequence ATGGAATATTATTGCGGAATAGATTTGGGGACATCAAGTGTGAAAGTTATGCTTTTGGGTGCTGACGGCGCGGTGCTGGGCACAGAGGCAGCAGGATATGACATGATAAAAAAAACACCCTGCGAGGCAGAGCAGGATATGGAATATCTTTGGCAGCAGACAAAAGAATGCATCAGGGCGCTGCTGGGAAAACACCCCGGGGCAGCGGCAGATATCCGGGGCATTAGTTTTTCAGGACAGATGCACGGTATGGCAGCAGTGGACAAAAACGGTAAGCCGGTGCGAAATGCTGTCATCTGGGCAGACCAGCGCTCCCAGGATGCCATTGGGCATATCTGGGACACCATATCCGGGGAGGAGTGGAACCGGATCACCTTAAATACGCCCTGTACAGGGTTTCTCGTATCCTCCCTGCTCTGGATGCGGGAACATGAACCGGAGCGGTACGCAAAGACTGCAAAAGTCATGCTGCCGAAAGATTATATCCGCTTTTGTATGTGCGGTGAGGCAGCCACGGATGTGACTGATGCCTCCTCCACAGGCATATTTGATGTGAAAAAGAGGCAGTGGGCCTGGGAACTGATCGACAGGCTTGGCCTTGAGCGGGAAATATTTCCGGTCTGCGGGGAAGCTTTTGAAAGGGGAGGCAGTGTCAGTGCTTCCTGTTCAAAGGAAACAGGGATCATGGAGGGGACGCCTTTATTTCTGGGGGGCGGTGATTCCATGATGCAGCTGGCCGGAAACGGGATCATTAAGCCGGGAATCCTCTCCTGTAATATTGGCACTGCCAGCCAGGTGGCCTGTGCCCTTGACAAACCGGTCTATGACACAAGATTCCGCACAAATACCTTCTGCCATACAGGCAGAGGGCTTTGGGAGATACAGGGCTCCTCCCTGACCGGAGGTGTGGCTCTGAAGTGGCTCAGGGATAATATGCTTCATATGAGGGATTTTGAGGAGATGACGAACCTGGCAGGGACAGCCCCTGCGGGAAGTGACGGACTCCTCTTTCTTCCATATCTGAGCGGAGAGCGCTGTCCCTGCAATGACCCTAATGCCCGGGGGATTTATTTTGGCATGAGTCTGTACCACAGCCGGGAACATCTGATCCGAAGCACAATGGAGGGCGTTATTTTCGGGCTGAAGGAATCACTGGAGATATTTCAAGATATGGGAATCCATTTTGACAGGGTGATCGCATCCGGCGGCGGAGCCAGGGGACAGCTTTTCCGGGAGATACAGGCAGATGTATTTGAGGCGGAGATCCATACAGCAGGGGAGGCGGAACAGGCCTGTGTGGGAGCTGCCATGACGGCAGCCGTGGGCTGCGGTGCGTTTTCTTCCTATGAGGAGGCGTGCGGCGTGCTGCTTCGTCCGGGAACTGAGGTGACAGTCCCGGATAAAGAGCGGGTGAAGATTTACAGGGAAGGCTTTGCCCGTTTTATGGAGCTTTATCAGAGAAACAAAACGCTGTTTTCTTGA
- a CDS encoding Tex family protein, whose translation MDIILTLTEELKVEKWQVEAAVKLIDEGNTIPFISRYRKEATGALNDEVLRNLYERLNYLRNLEDKKTQVLASIEEQGKLTEELKKQILAAQTLVVVEDLYRPYRPKRRTRATIAKEKGLEPLADIILLQMTDKSLEEEAKAFLSEEKDVGTVEDAIAGAKDIVAESISDEADYRIRIRDMTVKKGRVISAAKNPKEQSVYEMYYEYEEPIAKVAGHRVLALNRGEKEKILTVKIEAPTEDVIRYLEKQVITRSNPNTTPVLKDVVEDSYSRLIGPAIEREIRNDMTEKAEDGAIKVFKKNLEQLLMQPPIVGQVVLGWDPAFRTGCKLAVVDPTGKVLDTVVVYPTAPTTPAKIAAAKETLKKLIKKYGITLISLGNGTASRESEQVIVELLKEIPEKVHYVITNEAGASVYSASKLATEEFPNFDVGQRSAASIARRLQDPLAELVKIDPKSIGVGQYQHDMNQKKLGEALSGVVEDCVNKVGVDLNTASVSLLEYVSGVSKAIAKNIVTYREENGRFEDRKQLLKVAKLGPKAFEQCAGFLRITGGKNPLDATSVHPESYVAAEKFLDSMGMKPVDIFGGNAVYYVKDYKKMAEKLGVGEMTLRDIVKELTKPGRDPREEMPKPVLRTDVLDMKDLKEGMVLKGTVRNVIDFGAFVDIGVHQDGLVHISQMTERFIKHPLEAVSVGDVVDVKVLSVDLNKKRISLTMKGI comes from the coding sequence ATGGATATCATTTTAACATTGACAGAAGAATTAAAAGTGGAGAAGTGGCAGGTGGAAGCTGCCGTTAAACTGATAGATGAGGGAAATACCATACCGTTTATTTCCCGTTACCGTAAGGAAGCCACCGGTGCGCTGAACGACGAAGTGCTGAGAAATCTGTACGAACGCCTGAATTACCTGCGCAACCTGGAGGACAAGAAGACACAGGTGCTTGCCAGCATTGAGGAGCAGGGCAAGCTGACTGAGGAGCTGAAAAAGCAGATCCTGGCAGCCCAGACTCTGGTGGTTGTGGAAGATTTATATCGTCCGTATCGTCCGAAACGCCGTACAAGAGCCACTATCGCCAAGGAGAAGGGCCTGGAACCTCTGGCAGACATTATTCTGCTGCAGATGACGGACAAGTCTCTGGAGGAGGAAGCAAAGGCATTTCTGTCTGAGGAAAAAGATGTGGGGACAGTGGAGGATGCTATTGCAGGCGCAAAGGATATAGTGGCTGAGAGCATTTCCGATGAAGCGGACTACCGTATCCGTATCCGGGATATGACCGTGAAGAAGGGAAGGGTGATCTCTGCGGCCAAGAACCCGAAAGAGCAGTCTGTCTATGAGATGTATTACGAGTATGAGGAGCCCATCGCAAAAGTGGCAGGCCACAGAGTCCTGGCCCTGAACCGGGGGGAGAAGGAAAAAATCCTGACCGTGAAAATAGAGGCGCCCACAGAGGATGTTATCCGTTACCTGGAAAAACAAGTGATCACCCGCAGCAATCCAAACACTACCCCTGTTTTGAAGGATGTGGTGGAGGACAGCTACAGCCGTCTGATCGGTCCTGCCATTGAGAGGGAAATCCGCAATGATATGACAGAGAAGGCGGAGGACGGTGCGATCAAGGTTTTCAAGAAGAACCTGGAACAGCTTCTTATGCAGCCTCCTATTGTGGGACAGGTGGTTCTCGGATGGGACCCGGCTTTCCGTACCGGCTGTAAGCTGGCTGTGGTAGACCCCACTGGAAAGGTGCTGGATACGGTGGTGGTTTATCCTACAGCGCCCACTACACCGGCTAAGATCGCGGCTGCAAAAGAAACTTTGAAAAAGCTGATCAAAAAATACGGTATCACTCTGATCTCTCTTGGCAACGGAACCGCTTCCAGGGAATCGGAGCAGGTGATCGTAGAGCTTTTAAAAGAAATTCCGGAGAAGGTGCATTATGTTATCACCAATGAGGCCGGAGCTTCCGTATACTCTGCAAGTAAACTTGCCACAGAGGAATTCCCCAACTTTGATGTGGGGCAAAGAAGCGCGGCATCCATAGCAAGACGTCTCCAGGACCCATTGGCAGAGCTGGTTAAGATTGACCCGAAATCCATCGGAGTGGGCCAGTATCAGCATGACATGAACCAGAAGAAGCTGGGGGAAGCCCTGTCAGGCGTGGTGGAGGACTGTGTGAATAAGGTTGGTGTGGATCTGAACACGGCCTCTGTCTCTCTTTTGGAGTATGTGTCAGGGGTCAGCAAGGCCATTGCGAAGAACATAGTAACCTACCGGGAGGAAAACGGACGCTTTGAGGACAGAAAACAGCTTTTGAAAGTGGCAAAGCTGGGACCGAAGGCCTTTGAGCAGTGTGCGGGCTTCCTGCGCATCACAGGCGGTAAAAATCCCCTGGATGCCACCAGTGTCCATCCCGAAAGCTATGTGGCTGCTGAAAAATTCCTGGACAGTATGGGAATGAAGCCTGTGGATATCTTTGGCGGCAATGCGGTATATTATGTGAAGGACTACAAAAAGATGGCAGAGAAGCTGGGTGTGGGGGAGATGACTCTGAGGGATATTGTAAAAGAACTCACCAAACCCGGCCGTGATCCCAGGGAGGAGATGCCCAAACCGGTGCTGCGCACGGATGTCCTGGATATGAAGGACTTAAAAGAGGGCATGGTTCTCAAAGGAACCGTGAGAAATGTCATTGATTTCGGAGCATTTGTGGATATCGGTGTGCATCAGGACGGCCTGGTGCATATTTCCCAGATGACAGAACGGTTTATCAAACATCCCCTGGAGGCCGTCAGCGTCGGTGACGTTGTGGATGTGAAGGTACTCAGTGTGGATTTGAATAAGAAGAGGATCTCTCTTACTATGAAAGGTATCTAA
- a CDS encoding sensor histidine kinase: MRKRLKDSLWLQLIAFTALIMFLLLAAYTVTDSYSSRMLRDRTIDLNEKILLQVEGKMEDFHDTLNHVATAMAYSPTTYDYFTMDPVSRVMASEDLSEIFSNTVLLESDIAGIYLYDTSLNQIAAMGKAANNPDFVTLLKKKMEFGDIFYLNQAGVPFYTVYFPVYDLNNRKYGIQIGMCVMMMRTDNLSGLLEDSQTTENTQVYLLDGNDQIIASRGNDGLEELDRSMMRSTDGYYVKVRSVRMDGWKVVSRIPESEMSSSTENGKKFVTTAYVLAFALLILLVWFCYKRFVGPLHRVDLFIQGIVYRPEERMEIGREDEIGTVVHSLNHMLDKQQKMNQEIQESQKKMYEAEIAKKQLQVLAYRNQINPHFLYNTFECICSMALYYEVEDIAEITMALSKVFRFAVKGDNIVSVEEEVSYIREYAKIIDYRFMGKIDVDIKMDEAVKEKRVIKLMLQPLVENAVFHGLEQKMEDGEVNVSIHMEGERHMRFVVEDNGCGIEPAKLVWMRDNLDSRPTGQKGIGVANIYQRLKLFYGDDVVFRIESRLGVGTKITIIIPDEV, translated from the coding sequence ATGAGGAAGAGATTAAAAGACAGTTTATGGCTTCAGCTTATCGCGTTCACTGCCCTTATCATGTTCCTCCTGCTGGCAGCCTACACGGTTACAGACAGCTATTCCAGCAGAATGCTCAGGGACCGGACCATTGATCTGAACGAAAAGATTCTGCTGCAGGTAGAAGGAAAGATGGAGGATTTCCATGACACACTGAACCATGTAGCTACCGCCATGGCCTATTCTCCCACAACATATGATTATTTTACCATGGACCCTGTGTCCAGAGTTATGGCGTCAGAGGATTTGTCGGAGATTTTTTCCAATACGGTTCTGCTGGAGAGTGACATAGCCGGGATCTATCTCTATGACACCTCTCTGAACCAGATCGCAGCTATGGGAAAGGCGGCAAATAACCCGGATTTTGTAACACTTTTGAAGAAGAAGATGGAATTTGGAGATATATTTTATCTGAATCAGGCCGGGGTGCCTTTTTACACGGTATATTTCCCGGTCTATGATCTGAATAACCGGAAGTACGGCATTCAGATTGGCATGTGTGTGATGATGATGCGGACAGATAACCTGTCAGGGCTTCTGGAGGATTCCCAGACCACGGAGAATACACAGGTATATCTGCTTGACGGCAATGATCAGATAATAGCATCCAGAGGAAATGACGGGCTGGAAGAGCTGGACAGAAGTATGATGAGGAGCACGGACGGCTATTATGTGAAAGTGCGCAGTGTGCGCATGGACGGATGGAAAGTAGTCAGCCGTATACCGGAAAGTGAAATGAGCAGCAGCACCGAGAACGGCAAAAAATTTGTGACCACAGCGTATGTGCTGGCATTTGCCCTCCTGATACTGCTGGTATGGTTCTGTTATAAACGTTTTGTAGGGCCTCTGCACCGGGTGGACCTGTTTATCCAGGGGATTGTGTACAGGCCTGAGGAGAGAATGGAGATAGGAAGGGAGGATGAGATCGGTACAGTGGTGCACAGTCTGAATCATATGCTGGACAAACAGCAGAAGATGAACCAGGAAATCCAGGAATCCCAGAAAAAAATGTATGAGGCGGAAATCGCCAAGAAACAACTTCAGGTTTTAGCCTACCGAAATCAGATCAATCCTCATTTTCTGTATAATACCTTTGAGTGCATCTGTTCCATGGCACTTTACTATGAGGTGGAGGACATTGCGGAAATCACTATGGCGCTGTCAAAGGTATTCCGCTTTGCCGTAAAAGGGGATAACATTGTCAGTGTGGAGGAGGAAGTCAGCTATATCAGGGAATATGCCAAGATCATAGATTACCGCTTCATGGGAAAAATAGATGTGGACATTAAGATGGATGAGGCAGTGAAAGAGAAGCGGGTGATCAAGCTCATGCTTCAGCCTCTGGTGGAAAATGCCGTATTCCACGGTCTGGAACAGAAAATGGAGGACGGGGAAGTAAACGTATCCATACATATGGAGGGGGAGCGCCATATGAGGTTTGTGGTGGAGGACAACGGCTGTGGGATTGAACCGGCAAAACTGGTATGGATGCGGGACAATCTGGATAGCAGGCCAACCGGACAGAAGGGGATCGGAGTGGCGAATATATACCAGAGACTAAAGTTATTTTACGGGGATGACGTGGTATTTCGGATAGAGAGCAGATTGGGAGTGGGGACAAAAATCACAATTATAATACCGGATGAGGTATAA